One genomic window of Thermorudis peleae includes the following:
- a CDS encoding cell division protein FtsQ/DivIB, whose amino-acid sequence MVTRRPPARPLQRVGRVVRYGTRTGRLPALVLAVGFSVLAGGFLTAKTYTVRTVEVQGAQLATANDVVQVSGALGQSLFWLRPDDIARRVARHPAVAAASVHPVFPDRVIISLQERVPVLVWIAGGQPYLVDSQGWVIAQGDQAMLPHVTQADGTPPQLGSKLPASSVQAARTIVQRTQGQQVSLIYSAKLGLTLTYPDGRTVVFGDATRLADQLAVFQALLARDQGWLRLDLRDPDRPVIW is encoded by the coding sequence ATGGTCACGAGACGCCCCCCTGCTCGTCCATTGCAGCGTGTTGGTCGTGTGGTGCGTTATGGAACACGCACTGGGCGCCTCCCTGCCCTGGTGTTAGCTGTTGGGTTCAGCGTGCTTGCCGGAGGATTTCTCACTGCGAAAACCTACACAGTACGGACAGTTGAGGTACAAGGAGCGCAGTTAGCGACTGCCAACGACGTTGTTCAAGTGAGTGGCGCCTTAGGCCAGTCGCTCTTTTGGCTTCGGCCGGACGACATAGCGCGACGCGTTGCGCGACATCCTGCTGTTGCGGCAGCGTCAGTTCATCCAGTTTTCCCTGATCGGGTCATTATCAGTCTCCAAGAGCGTGTGCCGGTGCTCGTCTGGATTGCTGGCGGGCAGCCGTATCTCGTCGATAGCCAAGGATGGGTTATTGCCCAGGGTGACCAGGCTATGCTTCCCCATGTCACTCAGGCTGATGGTACTCCGCCACAACTTGGCAGTAAACTGCCAGCCAGCAGCGTGCAGGCGGCTCGTACGATTGTTCAGCGAACACAAGGTCAGCAAGTTTCCTTGATCTATAGCGCAAAGCTTGGTCTTACACTCACCTATCCTGATGGTCGGACCGTGGTATTTGGCGACGCGACACGCTTAGCCGATCAGCTTGCGGTCTTCCAAGCGCTGCTTGCGCGCGACCAAGGTTGGCTGCGACTTGATCTGCGTGATCCAGATCGTCCGGTAATCTGGTGA
- the murB gene encoding UDP-N-acetylmuramate dehydrogenase, which yields MNERTVTIQSPTGILPVKRNEPLSRYTTFRIGGPADFLVRAATRDDVLAALAWADQHQLPVTVIGGGSNLLVGDRGIRGLVVVVRAPSTQLDDQFRIEPDGQDHALVTVPAQAPISWLGHATSAQGLAGLEWTAGLPGVVGGAVVNNAGAHGGEMADYLVSLTLLDTETFDLVQWTQAMLEPRYRMTTLKAAPRPRRWVVLEVTFRLPYGDRAELQSRVAELTRWRRVHQPTGACAGSVFTNPPGTYAGYLIEQAGLKGLQIGGVKVSERHANFFINTGTATAADVRALIAMIQEVVQQRFGIVLVPEIEQIGEE from the coding sequence ATGAATGAGCGTACCGTTACCATCCAGAGTCCAACTGGCATCTTGCCGGTGAAGCGCAACGAGCCACTCTCGCGGTACACAACCTTCCGGATCGGTGGGCCAGCTGATTTCCTTGTTCGTGCTGCAACACGTGATGACGTGCTTGCTGCCCTTGCATGGGCTGACCAGCACCAGCTGCCCGTTACTGTCATTGGGGGTGGGAGCAACCTTCTCGTCGGTGATCGTGGGATTCGTGGACTCGTTGTCGTTGTGCGAGCACCAAGTACACAACTGGATGACCAGTTCCGCATTGAGCCAGATGGACAGGATCATGCGTTGGTAACTGTGCCTGCACAGGCTCCGATTTCTTGGCTAGGGCATGCGACGAGTGCCCAGGGGCTCGCTGGCTTAGAGTGGACGGCTGGGCTGCCAGGTGTTGTTGGTGGTGCGGTCGTCAACAACGCTGGTGCTCATGGCGGGGAGATGGCTGATTATCTTGTCTCGCTCACCCTCCTCGACACCGAGACGTTTGACCTTGTCCAGTGGACACAAGCAATGCTCGAACCCCGCTATCGTATGACCACTCTTAAAGCAGCACCGCGTCCTCGCCGATGGGTTGTGCTCGAAGTGACCTTTCGCTTGCCGTATGGGGATCGAGCGGAACTCCAGAGCCGGGTGGCTGAGCTTACTCGATGGCGACGGGTGCACCAGCCGACGGGGGCCTGTGCTGGCTCAGTCTTTACCAATCCTCCGGGAACCTACGCAGGGTATCTCATTGAGCAGGCTGGCTTGAAAGGGCTGCAAATCGGCGGGGTGAAAGTGTCAGAGCGGCATGCAAACTTCTTCATCAATACGGGCACAGCAACCGCTGCTGATGTACGGGCGTTAATTGCAATGATTCAAGAGGTTGTTCAACAGCGGTTTGGCATTGTCCTTGTGCCCGAAATTGAGCAGATTGGCGAGGAATGA
- a CDS encoding glycosyltransferase family 4 protein, with translation MACSAPCIALDGAFYDQPLTGSGQYTRGLWHALCMQARPVVLLRPGSEPVRMPDVAQRTRQEPLGKVAKVQWEQWGIVHVARQIGVQLLHVPYFAGPLRAPFPVVLTVHDVIPLVLPEYRTFAMRLYLLLAVRAARRAAAIITDSDASYRDIVRYLRIPAERVHVIPLAVDASYHASACDAALIEDLRQRFGLHGPVIFNVGGFDVRKNLLMLLEAFACALPALDPRTRLVIGGKPHSANSQRYPPLEPTIQRLGLVNHVVITGPLREEEKRALYCMADLYVYPSIYEGFGLSPLEAMACGTPVIVANRTSLPEVVGDAGVLVEPTAEAFAREIVRLMQNTSLRRQLAERARRRAAAFTWERTAQQTWQVYERVLAAWQKGHRGT, from the coding sequence ATGGCTTGCAGTGCGCCGTGTATTGCGCTCGATGGAGCATTTTACGACCAACCTCTCACCGGCAGCGGGCAATATACCCGTGGTCTATGGCACGCTTTGTGTATGCAAGCGCGTCCCGTTGTTCTCCTCCGTCCAGGCAGTGAGCCAGTGCGAATGCCCGACGTTGCCCAGCGGACTCGTCAAGAACCACTTGGGAAGGTAGCGAAGGTACAGTGGGAACAGTGGGGGATAGTTCATGTCGCTCGCCAGATTGGTGTGCAACTCTTGCATGTGCCCTATTTCGCTGGCCCACTGCGTGCGCCGTTTCCCGTCGTCCTCACTGTCCACGATGTGATCCCGCTGGTCTTACCTGAGTATCGCACCTTCGCCATGCGACTTTACTTGCTTCTTGCGGTCCGAGCGGCACGCCGAGCAGCCGCCATTATCACCGATTCTGACGCCTCATATCGCGATATCGTGCGCTACCTTCGCATCCCTGCCGAGCGGGTGCATGTAATTCCGTTGGCTGTCGATGCATCCTATCATGCTTCTGCGTGCGACGCCGCGTTGATCGAAGATCTACGGCAGCGTTTTGGTTTGCATGGTCCAGTGATCTTTAATGTTGGTGGTTTCGACGTTCGCAAAAATTTGTTGATGCTCCTTGAGGCATTTGCCTGCGCGTTGCCCGCGCTTGATCCACGTACGCGCTTAGTTATTGGAGGCAAGCCACATTCAGCGAATTCGCAGCGCTACCCACCGCTTGAGCCGACGATACAACGCCTTGGTCTTGTCAACCATGTCGTGATCACCGGACCGCTTCGCGAAGAGGAAAAGCGAGCGCTCTATTGCATGGCCGATCTCTACGTCTATCCCTCGATCTATGAGGGATTTGGATTGTCGCCATTAGAGGCGATGGCATGTGGCACCCCGGTGATCGTTGCCAATCGGACAAGCCTTCCCGAAGTCGTTGGCGATGCTGGCGTCCTCGTTGAGCCAACGGCTGAGGCGTTTGCCCGTGAAATCGTTCGCCTGATGCAGAATACATCATTGCGGCGGCAACTCGCCGAACGTGCACGGCGGCGTGCGGCAGCCTTTACCTGGGAGCGAACAGCTCAGCAGACGTGGCAGGTGTACGAGCGCGTTCTTGCGGCATGGCAGAAAGGGCATCGTGGCACTTGA
- a CDS encoding flavin reductase family protein: protein MSPKRDYEPRDALRLLEPSPVALVTSQFRSQPNVLTVAWLMPLSFSPAQLAIALHPDRFSHELISRSETFIVNIPTAEQLRAIHLCGLLSGRDHDKFAAASLTPADARELDIPIIEECVGHIECGLIERVRFGDHDLFIGQVLAVTAEETLFHDRWEVVEAEGFPLVHHLGGEAYVSGAKLYRVRVASEEEAEAAT, encoded by the coding sequence ATGAGCCCAAAGCGTGACTATGAGCCGCGTGACGCCCTCCGCTTGCTTGAGCCGAGTCCAGTTGCTCTTGTCACGAGTCAATTTCGGAGCCAGCCGAACGTGTTAACTGTGGCCTGGCTGATGCCACTGAGTTTCTCGCCTGCACAACTTGCCATCGCGCTGCATCCTGATCGCTTCTCACATGAGCTGATTAGTCGAAGCGAGACGTTCATTGTCAATATTCCGACCGCCGAGCAACTACGGGCAATTCATCTCTGTGGCCTGCTGTCTGGTCGGGACCACGATAAGTTTGCGGCAGCTAGCCTTACACCGGCAGATGCTCGTGAACTCGATATTCCAATCATTGAGGAGTGTGTTGGGCATATCGAATGTGGCCTCATTGAGCGGGTTCGCTTTGGTGACCACGATCTTTTTATTGGACAAGTCCTCGCCGTTACCGCTGAAGAGACGCTTTTCCACGATCGTTGGGAGGTTGTTGAAGCCGAAGGCTTCCCCCTTGTCCATCATCTCGGCGGCGAAGCGTATGTGAGCGGTGCCAAGCTGTATCGCGTTCGTGTTGCCTCTGAAGAAGAAGCTGAGGCTGCTACCTGA
- the murC gene encoding UDP-N-acetylmuramate--L-alanine ligase, with protein sequence MDGRSAAGDWRTLTPPAHVHLVGIGGAGMSGLARMLRALGYTVTGCDRAASPELDRLQAEGIQVELGHHPAHVHNAAFLVLSAAVSTSEPEIGAAIQRRLPVVKRAAVLGWLSEHRQCIAVAGAHGKSTTSGMIAWILTQAGYHPSFAVGAELRDLGVNARIDTGEAFVVEADEYDYSFLLLRPSIAVVLNIEHDHPDLFPTPAHVERAFQRFLEAVPPGGTAVVAADDPAVQRVLTWLAPHQLQIITFGANPKADWWVEPGDPPQLHGPHNQHWPLHLSIPGWHNRLNAAAAVAAAHAAGVPVSQSLRALAAFHGVSRRFEQWGEVRGIKIFVDYAHHPSEIAATIAAARERFPGCRLWVLFQPHTYSRTRAFLDRFAEVLELADGVVLVPIYAAREADPGIVQSADIGARIQGVPVVVADALDDAVQRLVSQLHGDEVILILGAGDVWRAAPTLIQALEGHA encoded by the coding sequence ATGGACGGCCGGTCAGCCGCTGGTGATTGGCGTACGCTTACGCCGCCAGCGCATGTGCATCTTGTCGGAATCGGCGGAGCAGGGATGAGCGGCCTTGCTCGCATGCTCCGTGCCCTTGGCTATACCGTCACAGGATGTGATCGTGCCGCTTCACCAGAGCTCGACCGTCTGCAGGCTGAAGGGATTCAAGTCGAACTCGGGCATCATCCTGCGCATGTTCACAATGCCGCGTTCCTCGTCCTCAGTGCCGCAGTTTCGACAAGTGAGCCAGAAATTGGCGCAGCCATACAGCGGCGTCTCCCTGTTGTAAAACGCGCTGCTGTTCTTGGGTGGCTCAGTGAGCACCGCCAATGCATTGCGGTTGCTGGAGCCCATGGCAAGTCAACAACCAGCGGTATGATTGCCTGGATTCTTACTCAAGCTGGGTATCACCCGTCGTTTGCCGTTGGTGCTGAATTGCGCGACCTTGGAGTAAACGCTCGTATCGATACGGGTGAGGCGTTCGTCGTTGAAGCGGATGAGTATGACTACAGTTTTTTATTATTGCGCCCGTCAATCGCTGTGGTGTTGAATATCGAACACGATCATCCCGATCTCTTTCCGACGCCGGCTCATGTCGAGCGGGCATTTCAACGCTTCCTTGAGGCGGTGCCTCCAGGCGGTACAGCCGTCGTCGCTGCAGATGATCCTGCAGTGCAGCGTGTGCTCACGTGGCTAGCACCGCACCAACTCCAGATCATCACATTTGGAGCAAATCCAAAGGCAGATTGGTGGGTTGAACCGGGAGATCCGCCACAACTTCATGGTCCCCACAATCAACATTGGCCACTGCATTTGTCAATTCCTGGATGGCACAATCGGCTTAATGCAGCAGCCGCGGTTGCTGCGGCGCACGCTGCCGGTGTCCCTGTGTCGCAAAGCCTTCGCGCCCTTGCAGCCTTTCATGGAGTAAGCCGGCGGTTTGAACAATGGGGTGAAGTAAGAGGCATCAAGATTTTCGTCGACTATGCTCATCATCCTAGTGAAATTGCCGCCACAATTGCAGCAGCCCGCGAGCGCTTTCCTGGCTGCCGCCTTTGGGTACTCTTCCAGCCGCACACCTACAGCCGTACACGTGCGTTCCTCGACCGATTTGCTGAGGTGCTCGAATTGGCGGATGGTGTTGTCCTTGTGCCGATTTATGCTGCTCGGGAAGCTGATCCCGGTATCGTTCAAAGTGCGGATATTGGGGCGCGAATCCAGGGCGTTCCCGTGGTCGTTGCCGATGCCCTTGATGACGCGGTCCAGCGCCTTGTTTCACAACTGCACGGCGATGAGGTCATCTTGATTCTTGGCGCGGGTGATGTCTGGCGAGCAGCGCCGACCCTAATCCAAGCATTGGAAGGGCACGCATGA
- a CDS encoding glycosyltransferase family 4 protein, with amino-acid sequence MISKALVNGIYQKKLEELAKLPDVELVAIVPPAWQESRVGVLQLERRYTNGYTLIVEPMWFNGHHHVHIYPRLWRHLRHFRPDILHIDEEPYNLVTAHAAVLGRLVGARILFFTWQNLYRRYPPPFSLFEQLNYRLATAAVAGNEEAAAVLRRKGYRGPLAVIPQFGVDPDLFRPQAKPRREEPVIGFVGRLVPEKGADLLVQALARMRVRAQLHLVGGGVERVPLELLATNLGIRDRVHFRGNIAPAFMHQVYHDFDLLVVPSRTRRNWKEQFGRVIIEAMASGVPVIGSNSGEIPNVIGDPDLVFPEGDVDALARMLDQLLSRPDLLEQKAEQGRARVLAHYTQARIAERYYALYQDMMRPRQRAANAPHSAREAARRHYEPKA; translated from the coding sequence ATGATTTCCAAAGCGCTTGTCAATGGCATCTATCAGAAGAAGCTGGAGGAATTAGCGAAGTTGCCTGATGTCGAGCTGGTTGCCATTGTGCCCCCAGCGTGGCAAGAGTCCCGCGTTGGCGTGCTGCAATTGGAACGGCGCTACACCAACGGCTATACCCTGATCGTTGAGCCAATGTGGTTCAACGGCCATCACCACGTGCATATTTATCCGCGTTTGTGGCGACATCTGCGACATTTTCGGCCGGACATTCTTCATATTGATGAAGAACCCTACAACCTCGTCACGGCTCATGCTGCTGTCCTCGGACGGCTTGTCGGTGCACGCATTCTCTTCTTTACCTGGCAGAATCTCTATCGTCGATATCCTCCGCCGTTTTCGCTGTTTGAACAACTCAATTATCGGCTTGCGACAGCCGCTGTAGCCGGCAATGAAGAGGCGGCTGCGGTGCTTCGACGCAAGGGCTATCGCGGCCCGCTGGCAGTTATTCCGCAATTCGGGGTTGACCCTGATCTCTTTCGTCCGCAAGCGAAGCCTCGTCGAGAAGAACCGGTCATTGGATTTGTTGGACGGTTAGTGCCGGAAAAGGGCGCTGACCTGCTTGTGCAAGCTCTCGCGCGCATGCGTGTACGCGCTCAGCTTCATCTTGTTGGCGGTGGTGTTGAGCGTGTTCCGCTCGAATTGCTCGCGACAAACCTTGGAATCCGAGATCGCGTCCATTTCCGTGGCAATATTGCCCCGGCGTTTATGCATCAGGTCTACCATGATTTCGATCTTCTCGTTGTCCCGTCGCGGACACGGCGAAACTGGAAGGAGCAGTTTGGCCGCGTCATCATTGAAGCAATGGCGTCTGGTGTGCCAGTGATTGGTTCGAATTCTGGTGAGATCCCAAATGTCATTGGTGATCCTGATCTCGTGTTTCCTGAGGGGGATGTGGATGCGCTTGCGCGCATGCTCGATCAGCTGCTGAGCCGTCCCGATCTGCTCGAGCAGAAGGCCGAGCAAGGACGCGCTCGGGTGCTTGCGCACTATACGCAAGCTCGGATTGCCGAACGGTACTATGCGCTGTATCAGGACATGATGCGTCCTCGACAGCGTGCTGCAAATGCACCGCACAGCGCACGTGAAGCGGCACGGAGGCACTATGAGCCCAAAGCGTGA
- the nrdR gene encoding transcriptional regulator NrdR — MRCPFCGARDTRVIDSRELGGGESIRRRRECVVCGRRFTTYERVEPGGLMVIKRDGRREEFDSRKLRDKLRLALTKRPVSQEEVDRIVATVERELLATGKIEVPSTLIGEIVLRELKQLDEVAYIRFASVYRRFADLEDLRREMEALGAARTRSEHEAPSS, encoded by the coding sequence GTGCGGTGTCCTTTCTGTGGCGCACGTGATACCCGTGTAATCGATTCACGTGAGCTTGGTGGCGGCGAGAGTATTCGGCGCCGTCGGGAGTGTGTGGTTTGTGGCCGCCGGTTCACGACCTATGAGCGCGTTGAACCAGGCGGCCTCATGGTCATTAAGCGCGATGGCCGACGTGAAGAATTCGATAGTCGCAAGCTCCGTGATAAATTGCGGCTCGCCTTAACGAAGCGTCCGGTCTCGCAAGAAGAGGTTGACCGCATCGTTGCGACGGTTGAACGCGAGTTATTGGCAACTGGCAAGATCGAGGTGCCAAGCACGTTGATCGGCGAAATTGTGCTTCGTGAACTGAAGCAGCTTGATGAGGTGGCCTATATTCGGTTCGCTTCAGTCTATCGTCGTTTTGCCGATCTGGAAGATTTGCGCCGTGAAATGGAGGCGCTTGGCGCAGCCCGCACGCGTTCTGAACACGAGGCACCCTCGTCGTGA
- the trxA gene encoding thioredoxin, with protein sequence MAKPVTVSDETFESEVIQSAVPVLVDFWAPWCGPCRIIAPILEEIAEEKGEQLKVAKVNVDENMRIATELGVTSIPTLVLYKNGRPVERIIGAQPKQRLLQQIEKHLA encoded by the coding sequence ATGGCCAAACCAGTCACAGTCAGTGATGAGACGTTTGAGTCAGAGGTTATTCAATCTGCTGTTCCAGTGCTTGTTGACTTTTGGGCACCCTGGTGCGGTCCATGCCGCATCATCGCGCCAATCCTTGAGGAGATCGCTGAGGAGAAGGGCGAGCAACTCAAGGTCGCGAAGGTCAACGTCGATGAAAACATGCGCATTGCGACAGAACTCGGCGTGACGAGCATTCCAACCCTTGTCCTCTATAAGAATGGCCGTCCAGTTGAGCGTATTATCGGCGCCCAGCCGAAGCAGCGTCTTCTTCAGCAGATTGAAAAGCACCTCGCATAG
- a CDS encoding D-alanine--D-alanine ligase, protein MTRKLRVGVLFGGQSSEHDVSLRSAQAILRHIDRSRFDVVPIGITRDGRWLVGGDPLRALAAVSRLPLESENADESEDSRSSMPASITDDVRAIAPTHVVGELDVVFPVLHGPNGEDGTVQGLLELAGIPYVGCGVLASAVAMDKPTAKRLFAWAGLPQARWLLITWREWQHDSQSVEQRVEEEIGYPCFVKPANLGSSVGVTKVRAAAHLGPAIEEAGRYDRRILIEEAIDARELEVSVLGNDEPVASIVGEIIPSREFYDYEAKYVDTGSQLLIPAPITPEQAEATRRMAVEAFRLIDGAGMARVDFFLDRRTGQVLINEVNTIPGFTAISMYPKLWEASGLPFRELITRLIELALERHQEKVQRRCG, encoded by the coding sequence ATGACCCGAAAACTCCGTGTCGGCGTCCTCTTCGGCGGACAATCGAGCGAGCATGATGTGTCCTTACGCTCGGCACAGGCGATCTTGCGGCATATTGATCGATCGCGCTTTGATGTTGTCCCAATTGGCATTACCCGGGATGGCCGGTGGTTGGTTGGTGGTGATCCTCTTCGTGCGCTAGCAGCTGTCTCGCGACTGCCGCTCGAATCTGAGAATGCCGATGAGTCCGAAGACAGCAGGAGTAGCATGCCGGCGTCCATTACTGATGACGTGCGTGCCATTGCACCAACCCATGTTGTCGGTGAATTGGACGTCGTCTTTCCAGTCTTGCATGGACCAAATGGGGAGGACGGCACTGTCCAAGGGTTGCTTGAGCTTGCTGGAATCCCCTATGTCGGCTGTGGCGTTCTTGCTTCTGCCGTTGCTATGGACAAGCCAACAGCGAAACGACTCTTTGCCTGGGCCGGCTTACCGCAAGCGCGGTGGCTCCTTATTACCTGGCGCGAATGGCAACACGATAGCCAAAGCGTGGAGCAGCGCGTTGAAGAAGAAATTGGCTACCCTTGCTTTGTGAAACCTGCGAACCTTGGCTCAAGCGTTGGTGTGACCAAGGTTCGTGCTGCGGCGCACCTTGGGCCCGCGATCGAAGAAGCAGGGCGCTATGACCGCCGGATACTTATTGAAGAGGCAATTGATGCTCGTGAGCTTGAAGTGAGTGTCTTAGGCAATGACGAGCCGGTAGCCTCGATTGTCGGTGAAATTATTCCGAGTCGAGAGTTCTATGACTATGAGGCGAAGTACGTTGATACCGGATCGCAACTCCTGATCCCAGCCCCGATTACACCAGAACAAGCCGAGGCCACGCGGCGTATGGCAGTCGAAGCATTTCGCCTCATTGACGGCGCGGGAATGGCGCGCGTTGATTTCTTTCTCGATCGCCGGACCGGACAGGTGCTCATTAACGAAGTCAATACCATCCCAGGCTTTACGGCGATCAGCATGTATCCCAAGCTCTGGGAAGCAAGCGGTCTGCCGTTTCGTGAGCTTATTACTCGGCTCATCGAGCTTGCACTCGAACGACACCAGGAAAAAGTGCAACGGCGCTGCGGATAA
- the ftsW gene encoding putative lipid II flippase FtsW — MNLRGWLRQQLALPRDRHPLYEPDIWLLCTLFVLVMFGTVMVFSASFPQSVRETGNGYSYLFRHLLWLGIGSLGFLVTSLVDYRRWRGLAPLALMAVLVLLALVLVPGVGVRLWGAQRWIGVGPFTVQPAELAKLGLALFFAAWLSKRGERLRSFREGLVPFALLLGLVVGLVMLQPDLGSATVLAIIALSMFFLAGASLSQLALIGGAGAVGFVALALGASYRRDRLLVFLSPDQDLFNPQSKLLNIGWQLAQARLAFASGGPFGDGLGASRQKFLWLPAAANDAIYAVIGEELGMVGCAFVLVLFLVLAWRGYRAARWAPDQFGSLLAAGITTWMVAQALINIGGITSTIPFTGIPLPFISYGGSALAVSLTAMGIVVNISRGLVPRRVLTKSRHSTSQMQAASAPGRHPSVLRPSLRAREGAGASLGYHAVGRSFGRARRTGERQSNGRPVSRW, encoded by the coding sequence ATGAACCTACGCGGGTGGCTGCGTCAACAGCTTGCGCTGCCGCGAGATCGTCATCCCCTCTATGAGCCCGATATTTGGTTGCTCTGCACGCTTTTCGTCCTCGTGATGTTTGGGACCGTCATGGTCTTTAGCGCGAGTTTCCCGCAAAGTGTGCGTGAAACTGGCAACGGTTATAGCTATCTTTTCCGCCACCTTCTCTGGCTGGGCATCGGTAGCCTTGGATTTCTGGTCACGTCGTTGGTTGACTATCGACGCTGGCGCGGGCTTGCTCCGCTTGCGCTGATGGCTGTGCTGGTACTGCTTGCACTCGTGCTTGTACCTGGAGTTGGTGTGCGCCTGTGGGGGGCCCAACGATGGATCGGCGTCGGCCCATTTACGGTGCAACCAGCTGAACTCGCTAAGCTCGGCCTGGCGCTGTTCTTCGCTGCTTGGCTCTCAAAACGAGGAGAGCGTCTTCGGTCATTTCGTGAGGGCCTTGTGCCATTTGCACTTTTGCTCGGTCTCGTCGTTGGGTTAGTCATGCTACAGCCCGATCTTGGTAGTGCGACGGTGCTCGCCATTATTGCCCTCAGCATGTTTTTCCTGGCCGGGGCGTCGCTGTCTCAACTCGCTCTCATCGGGGGCGCTGGGGCAGTTGGATTCGTTGCGCTGGCGCTTGGTGCATCCTACCGTCGCGATCGCCTACTGGTCTTTCTCAGCCCGGATCAGGACCTGTTCAATCCGCAAAGTAAGCTCTTGAACATTGGCTGGCAGCTTGCTCAGGCTCGACTTGCGTTCGCGAGCGGGGGACCGTTTGGTGATGGCCTTGGTGCAAGTCGGCAGAAGTTTCTGTGGCTTCCTGCCGCGGCCAACGATGCAATCTATGCCGTCATCGGTGAAGAACTCGGCATGGTCGGCTGCGCTTTCGTGCTCGTCTTGTTTCTCGTCCTCGCCTGGCGTGGGTATCGCGCTGCGCGATGGGCACCGGACCAGTTTGGCTCGCTGCTTGCAGCTGGCATTACGACATGGATGGTTGCCCAGGCGTTAATCAATATCGGAGGGATTACGTCGACCATTCCGTTCACCGGTATTCCTTTGCCATTTATTAGCTATGGTGGTTCGGCGTTAGCCGTCTCCCTCACTGCAATGGGGATCGTGGTGAATATCTCGCGTGGTCTTGTCCCGCGCCGGGTCCTCACGAAATCGCGGCACTCAACCTCCCAGATGCAAGCTGCCTCGGCTCCAGGGAGGCATCCGTCAGTGCTCCGTCCGAGCTTGCGAGCACGCGAGGGGGCTGGGGCATCACTTGGGTATCACGCGGTCGGGCGTTCCTTTGGCCGAGCGCGCCGTACAGGTGAAAGGCAGAGCAATGGACGGCCGGTCAGCCGCTGGTGA
- the ftsZ gene encoding cell division protein FtsZ, with product MFPEREDDFVNNFARIKVIGVGGAGGNAVNRMIESGISGVEFIAVNTDAQALLNSLSPVTIRIGDKLTKGLGAGGRPEIGERAAEESIDILAEAVRGADMVFITAGMGGGTGTGASPTIARLAREAGALTIGIVTKPFDFEGAKRRRIADEGIAVLREHVDALITIPNQRLVTLVDPKTPFSEAFRIADDVLRQGIQGISELITKPGLINLDFADVKTILRDAGSALMAIGRGSGENRCVEAAKAAIESPLLEMSIDGATRVLYNITGGPDLSMAEINEAAEVIRSTVDEEAEIIFGANPDEAMGRDVTITLIAAGFTGSGQQRRVRPAATEQRRFRAEPTARTAPPRTPILPEDDWAEPSILRFLRER from the coding sequence ATGTTTCCAGAGCGTGAAGACGATTTCGTCAACAACTTCGCACGCATTAAGGTGATCGGCGTTGGTGGTGCCGGCGGGAACGCAGTGAACCGCATGATTGAGTCTGGCATTAGCGGCGTCGAGTTCATTGCGGTCAATACCGATGCCCAGGCTCTCCTCAACTCTCTTAGTCCGGTCACGATCCGTATTGGCGATAAATTGACGAAAGGGCTGGGAGCTGGTGGTCGTCCCGAAATTGGCGAGCGTGCTGCCGAGGAAAGTATTGATATCTTAGCTGAGGCTGTCCGTGGTGCTGATATGGTCTTTATTACGGCCGGCATGGGCGGTGGAACGGGCACAGGCGCTTCGCCGACGATTGCACGCCTGGCACGCGAGGCTGGAGCCCTGACCATTGGGATCGTCACCAAGCCGTTTGATTTTGAGGGAGCCAAACGTCGACGTATTGCCGATGAGGGCATCGCAGTCCTCCGCGAACACGTCGACGCCTTGATTACTATTCCAAACCAGCGGCTTGTCACACTGGTCGATCCTAAGACGCCTTTCTCAGAAGCGTTTCGCATTGCCGATGATGTGCTGCGACAAGGTATTCAAGGCATTTCCGAGCTCATTACCAAGCCGGGGTTAATTAACCTTGACTTTGCCGACGTCAAGACGATTCTGCGTGATGCCGGCTCAGCACTTATGGCGATTGGCCGTGGCTCGGGTGAAAATCGCTGTGTTGAGGCGGCGAAGGCTGCAATTGAGAGCCCGTTGCTTGAGATGAGCATTGACGGGGCAACTCGTGTCCTCTACAACATCACCGGTGGTCCAGACCTCTCAATGGCTGAAATTAACGAAGCTGCTGAGGTCATCCGTTCAACTGTCGACGAAGAGGCTGAAATTATCTTTGGTGCTAACCCTGACGAAGCGATGGGGCGGGACGTCACCATCACGCTCATTGCCGCTGGCTTTACCGGCTCAGGACAGCAGCGACGTGTGCGACCAGCCGCGACCGAGCAGCGACGGTTCCGTGCCGAACCGACGGCGCGAACGGCTCCGCCACGTACACCCATTCTTCCAGAGGATGACTGGGCTGAGCCATCGATCTTGCGCTTCTTGCGGGAGCGGTAA